The region GGAATCGCCATGGGATCAAGTGTGCGTCGGCCGCACCAGAACCGCCCGACGTGCTCGCTCGGCAGGGCAGCGGGATAGACACCTGGCGGTACTGTGCCGGCATGTCGGCACCCTCGCCGCACCGCCCGCCCCGCACCCGGACCGCCGTCCTGCTCGCCGTGTTGGCGGCTGTCGCCGCCGGGCTGGGCACACTGGTGCTGGTCCGGGCGGACGCCGGCCTCACGGCCCGGCAGGTCACCGTCGGCGGGGTGCCGATGACCGAGGTACGCGCCGGTCCGCCGACGCCCGGTGTCCGGCGACCCGGTGTGGTGATCGCGCACGGCTTCGCCGGCTCGGCCCGACTGATGCGCCCGATTGCCGACACCGTCGCCCGGCGCGGGGCGGTTGCGCTGCTGTTCGACTTCTCCGGACACGGTGCCAACCCGGCGCGACTGCCCGGCGCGGGCTCGAACACGTCCGCCGCCACGCTCGCCGCCGATCTGGACGCCGCCGTCGGCCACCTACGCTCCCGGCCGGACGTCGACGCGGACGGAATCGTCCTGGTGGGCCACTCGATGGGCGCCGGCGCGGTCACCCGCTACGCCGCCGCGCACCCGGAGATCGCCCGAACCGTGGCGATCTCGCTGCCCGAGGCGGGCGAGCTGCCCCCGGGTCGACCGTCGGAGTTGCTGCTGATCGTGGGAGGCGCGGAGTTTCCCGCCTTCCGCAGGGCCGCCGACGACGCCGCCCGACGCGGTGCGTCATCGGGCCGACGGCCGGCGGTAGTGGTGCCCGGCACGGAGCACATCTCCGTGTTGTTCGCCGCCCGTACCCACCAGGAGATCGCCGACTGGTTGCCCGGCGGCGACGGCACCGCCCGGCCGCGACCGAGCGCCCGGCTCTCCGGGGCGGCGCTGCTGGTGTTCGCCTTCGGCATCGGAATGGTCCCGCTGGCGGCCCTGCTCCTGCCGCGCCGGGCGACCGGCCGCCGGCCGACCGAACCACCCTCCGGCCGGGAACCCGACGCCCCGGCGCAGACCGACAGCCCCGCGTCGCCGGGGAGTCCAGCGCTGGCCGGGGATCGAGTGCCGTTCGGTGGTGTGCTGCCGATCGCGTCGGCGCTGCTGGCGGCCGGCGTCGGCGCGGTCGTCGCCGCGGCGCTGCCGACGGCCCGTCTACCGCTGGCGGTAGGCGGTTACGTCGCCGCCTTCCTGCTGGTCACCGGCGTGCTGCTGGTCGCGGGTCAGCGCTGGCTGCCGGGTTGGCTCGGCGTACGGCAACCACCGTCCGGCACGGCCGTGTCGGCGGGCCGGCGCGCAACGGCACGGAGCGCCGTGGCGACGCTGGTGTTGACCGGGTACGCCGTGCTCGCCACCGCGCTGCCGATCCACCTGGGCCTGACCTCGGCTCTGCCGGTCGGTGCCCGCTGGTGGCTGTTCCCGCTGGTGGCGGGCGCCTGCCTGCTGTTCCTGTGGGGTGTCGAACTGGTCGCCGCCGGCCGGACCGGTCGGCACCTGCTGGCCGTCGCGGTCACCGTGGTCGTGTTGACCGCGTCGACGCTGGTCGGTCTGGCACCCGGCTTCGTCGTGCTGGTGGTGCCGCTGTTCGCGCTGCTGCTCGGTTGGCAGGCCGCCTGGGCGGCCGTGCTACGCCGGTACGCGGCCCCACGCTGGCTGCCGGCCGTGTCGGGCGCCGCCCTGGTGGGCTGGCCGATCGCCACCACCCTGCCGTTGAGCTGACCGGCCCGCCGTCGGGCCGGTCGGGCCTGGGCCTACCGGCCGGCGCGGGCGACGCGCAGGGCCCACCAGATCAGCGGCACCTGCACCGGCACCCGCCCGTAGGCGATGGCCCGCTTCGCCGGACGCCGGTGCCGCCAGTCGACGGCCATCTTCACGTTGGCCGGCAGCACGGCGACGAAGAGGGCCGCTGCGGCCCGACCGCCGGCCCGTCGGGTGGCCGGGTGCGCCACGGCCGCCGCGACCGCCAGCTCGGCGACCCCGCTGGCGTACGTCCAGAAACGGGCCGGGCCGGGCAGCGCGCCCGGCACGATCGGGTCGTAGACGCCGGGGCGTACCAGGTGGGTGACGCCGGCCGTGGCGAGCAGCCCGGCCAGCGCGGCGGCCTCGCCACGGCGGGTGGTCATCGATGGTCCCCCTGTTGTTCGACGGCACGTTGCACGGCCCGGTAGATCTGCCCGAACCGTAGCGCGTCCGGGGTGCGCAGCAGCAGATCCTCCCGGCCGTGGTGCTGCACCCACAACTCGTGTACATGGCTGCCGCGCTCGTAGGAGCGGTCCAGCCAGCCCAGCGGGATCTCCAGGAACGGGGTCAACGCCAGCGCCCCCACCGCGCAGGCGGCGAGGATGATCAGCGCCAGCTGCCAGTTGCCCCGGTCCTGTGCGGACCAGGCCAGTGACAGCACGCAGACCACGGCGACCAGCGGCGGCAGCGAGAGCAGCAGGACCAGGACACCGCGACCCAACACCCGGCCGTGTACGGCGAGGGTCTTCTGCCCGCGCGCGTGCCACACGAACGTCACGTCGGACAGAGCGATCACGTGACCGCCCGCCCGGATCGACTCGGAGGTCACCTGCACCGCGTCGTCCCGGTAATAGAGGGTCATCACTAAGCCTAACCACCGGCGGGCAACTCCGCCCCCCTCGGACCGTTCCGCTCGGCCCTCGCCCCGAGGGCTCGACAGGTAGGCCCGCGCAGGGGTCGGGGGTGTTGGTGCTGCGCTCCTTTGGAGCTGAATCGTTTGCGACATCGCCCCTCGTCACGCACGGCATGTCCGCCGCAGGAGGCCGCGACGCTCGCACGACGCCGCGAGTCACGAGGGTCGCGCGCTCGCACGGCGCGGCGGGCGGCATGGCCGCTTCGAGGCATCGTGGGCCCGATTCGTTTGCGGCATCAGCTCCAAGGCGCCGACGGTGTACCGCGGCCCTGGCCGCGACCGGGG is a window of Micromonospora sp. WMMD961 DNA encoding:
- a CDS encoding alpha/beta fold hydrolase, producing the protein MSAPSPHRPPRTRTAVLLAVLAAVAAGLGTLVLVRADAGLTARQVTVGGVPMTEVRAGPPTPGVRRPGVVIAHGFAGSARLMRPIADTVARRGAVALLFDFSGHGANPARLPGAGSNTSAATLAADLDAAVGHLRSRPDVDADGIVLVGHSMGAGAVTRYAAAHPEIARTVAISLPEAGELPPGRPSELLLIVGGAEFPAFRRAADDAARRGASSGRRPAVVVPGTEHISVLFAARTHQEIADWLPGGDGTARPRPSARLSGAALLVFAFGIGMVPLAALLLPRRATGRRPTEPPSGREPDAPAQTDSPASPGSPALAGDRVPFGGVLPIASALLAAGVGAVVAAALPTARLPLAVGGYVAAFLLVTGVLLVAGQRWLPGWLGVRQPPSGTAVSAGRRATARSAVATLVLTGYAVLATALPIHLGLTSALPVGARWWLFPLVAGACLLFLWGVELVAAGRTGRHLLAVAVTVVVLTASTLVGLAPGFVVLVVPLFALLLGWQAAWAAVLRRYAAPRWLPAVSGAALVGWPIATTLPLS
- a CDS encoding DUF6232 family protein, coding for MTLYYRDDAVQVTSESIRAGGHVIALSDVTFVWHARGQKTLAVHGRVLGRGVLVLLLSLPPLVAVVCVLSLAWSAQDRGNWQLALIILAACAVGALALTPFLEIPLGWLDRSYERGSHVHELWVQHHGREDLLLRTPDALRFGQIYRAVQRAVEQQGDHR